Proteins found in one Mytilus edulis chromosome 2, xbMytEdul2.2, whole genome shotgun sequence genomic segment:
- the LOC139512777 gene encoding FAST kinase domain-containing protein 4-like: MASTSRYLSTAPRILRCATGRRFPFLRAFSTSAHRWSSTSLELKIIPEKEDKKNYKPDVNISGKTIIRKIFNTDIPNSKDIELKEESKHIKVDPLDMLNESQTKASKIHEIKSKVNKKQGQENGDSRLRNEKSAVEKVLKQIKSETEIEKIIQLCLDAHSKYPKDVHRILTNGLQRISILSLNNESSVLDNENFKQLIEYVETNYKKLSLKELLDCSCSLISLFPEDVAVVELVENELMWKIREADLDLVIELHKCHESPKTQLRKTVRVHCEGIIKRRMTETKPVHLMYLMKHYSTRKDTKFFYKLEDRVFDLIDHMSVNNYCNIIVYSAIRGSRNESLLRLVLFYLNKTYKKRHIQQISSLLFSCGKLAIYDIDLFNKLSADIMKSDLNSSKSTLNILKSASILGWRHEETLSCLLNQLVNENQELDLADVENLLFSASTLNYCPEDKAELLQSHCLKLIDTSMKETSPLPWLNIVWSLAVLRKATPELIATVLEPEFKKHLDQGGANKWQYHPKLLGINSAAHFDVPDYSGAYLPQDFLSECEQGKNNAVKKTMCDDVFSALETFAPEDQFCKRNTMTVNGNKIDVELCIDNSGLPVEYVNAQETSSEYHRVAVKVLGFHDLTIPEKLLKGPVDMEIRHLGCQGYKVLTITHSEWIHIKTTEKAEYLKHKLNELVL; encoded by the exons ATGGCAAGTACCAGTCGTTATTTATCAACAGCCCCTCGAATTTTAAGATGTGCAACAGGAAGAAGATTTCCATTTCTCCGAGCATTCTCCACATCTGCTCATAGATGGTCATCGACATCCTTAGAACTAAAAATTATAccagaaaaagaagacaaaaagaATTATAAACCAGATGTCAATATTTCTGGCAAAACTATTAtcagaaaaatattcaatacAGACATTCCAAATTCCAAAGATATTGAACTGAAGGAAGAATCCAAACATATAAAGGTCGATCCTTTGGATATGTTAAATGAAAGCCAAACAAAAGCAAGTAAAATACATGAAATTAAAAGTAAGGTCAACAAAAAACAAGGACAGGAAAATGGAGACAGTAGACTAAGAAACGAAAAATCGGCtgttgaaaaagttttgaaacaGATTAAATCTGAAACAGAAATAGAAAAGATTATACAGCTTTGTCTAGATGCACATTCAAAATACCCTAAAGATGTTCATCGTATTTTGACAAATGGTTTACAAAGAATAAGCATACTTAGCCTTAATAATGAATCCTCAGTTTTAGATAATGAAAACTTTAAACAGCTGATAGAATACGTAGAAACAAATTACAAGAAGTTATCACTGAAAGAACTATTGGATTGTTCCTGTTCACTTATATCCCTTTTCCCAGAAGATGTTGCTGTAGTAGAGCTGGTTGAAAATGAGTTAATGTGGAAAATCCGAGAAGCTGACTTGGATTTAGTTATAGAGCTGCATAAATGTCATGAGTCCCCCAAAACTCAATTAAGAAAAACAGTTCGTGTTCATTGTGAAGGCATAATCAAAAGACGTATGACTGAAACCAAACCAGTACATCTGatgtatctaatgaaacattaTAGCACAAGGAAAGATACTAAGTTTTTCTATAAGCTAGAAGATCGGGTCTTTGATTTGATAGACCACATGTCAGTAAATAATTACTGTAATATTATTGTTTATTCCGCAATTCGTGGTTCTAGAAATGAATCATTGTTACGTTTGGTtctgttttatttaaacaaaacatacaaaaaaagacATATACAGCAAATTAGCAGTCTTTTATTTTCATGTGGAAAGCTAGCCATATATGACATTGACTTGTTTAATAAATTATCAGCAGACATAATGAAATCTGATTTAAATAGCAGCAAGTCCACACTAAACATTCTAAAATCGGCAAGTATATTAGGATGGCGCCATGAAGAGACATTGTCATGTCTGTTAAACCAGCTGGTTAATGAAAATCAGGAACTTGATCTAGCTGATGTAGAAAACCTTCTCTTCTCAGCTTCTACTTTAAATTACTGTCCAGAGGACAAGGCTGAGCTGTTGCAGTCCCACTGCCTTAAGTTGATAGATACAAGTATGAAAGAAACCTCCCCATTACCATGGTTGAATATAGTATGGTCACTAGCAGTTTTAAGGAAAGCTACACCAGAGTTAATAGCAACTGTGTTGGAACCTGAATTCAAAAAGCATCTTGATCAAGGAG GTGCAAACAAATGGCAGTATCATCCTAAACTATTAGGCATTAACAGTGCTGCACACTTTGATGTTCCAGATTATAGTGGGGCTTATTTACCTCAGGACTTTTTATCAGAGTGTGAACAAGGAAAG AACAATGCAGTAAAGAAAACAATGTGTGATGACGTTTTCTCTGCATTGGAAACTTTTGCTCCTGAAGACcagttttgtaaaagaaatacaATGACAGTAAATGGCaacaaaattg ATGTAGAGCTGTGTATAGATAACTCTGGACTCCCTGTAGAATATGTAAATGCACAGGAAACATCATCAGAGTATCATAG agttgcCGTCAAAGTTTTAGGATTTCATGATCTCACTATTCCTGAAAAACTTCTCAAAGGTCCAGTAGATATGGAAATCCGACATCTTGGTTGTCAAGGTTACAAAGTTCTCAca